tcaTCATAGTTGGGTAAATTGGGGTTGGGGGACAGGACCCCAGTGATCTCCAGAGAAGGAAATTCCTCTTCTGTCCCATTTCTGGAGCCCCTTTGATAATTGGAAGTTCTCCATTAGATCCATCCTTAGTCACTTTCTCTGTAGTGCTAGCCCATTTTCCTCTGGAAAGAAACCGAAAGGCTCCTAGGCTGTTGAGATCAGGGAAGGGGCCTTCCTCACATACACTCCCAGCTGGCTAGGTTTGGCCTTCCCAGGGGTGGCACTTTGGGGGTGGTTGGAGTGGTACACCCCCTCACCCAGCCCAGCCGACTCTTCCCAGCTGCTCAGCAAAGGCGCCTTTGGCTACGTGCTCCCCATCGTTTCCTTCGTCATCGCCTGGCTGGAGACCTGGTTTTTTGACTTCAAGGTCTTGACACAGGAGGCAGAGGAGGAGCGATGTGAGTTTTATGAGGAGGAAGCAAAATGGAATGGGAAGAGGCCTAGATTGAACCCAGAAGGCCTGGCCTTGATGCTTAGTTTTGCCCCTTTTTCAACCTGGGTCATCTTGACCGAATCACTTTTCCATTTCcagacctcagttttttcatttctaaGTGAGGAGACTGGCCTAGACTATCTGTAAGATTGCTTTTTACTCTAAATCCTATGAGTCGGGGGCTGGCAGGACCGGGGGAAGGGGtcttggagaggaaagagaataagctTGGGGAAGAGTGCCATGCCTTTGGAGGAAATCCTCTGGTGAAGTGAGAAGCCCAGGGTTTCCTGGAAAAATCTTGGGACTTTTCTCCCAAGTGACTCACCTGAGACCACTCACCAGGCCGGGTCAgaccctatttttcttttgtctaaagTCTTCCCTTGCTTTTTGTGTTTTGCCTGTCACTCAAGAGACTGGGATAGGCAAAAAATATGACAAGTATGGGCTTAGGCCAGCCCTGTAAATCCCAGGAAATATACTTTTCCCATGGATAGATCTGGGGCTAGCACAGTGCTGAAGGGGGTATggggagagcattccagaaaAGAGAACAAAGCATCTATGGCTCTGTTCCCCCAGGGTACTTGGCTGCCCAGGCTGCTGCTGCCCGGGGTCCCCTACTCTTCCCGGGGGCCTTGTCTGAAGGACAGTTTtattctcctccagagtcatttgCAGGTGAGACATGTAGTTTCTCCTTAATGTTGTCACTGACTACGTACACagtcctccctttcctctctaacTCTCCTGGAGATTGGGTAAGAAGGCAGGTGGCCTTCAGTAATTGGATTCATGTTGAAATAGGaggacagaggaaggaagggaagcaaTATTAGAGTTTCTCTTTTGGGTTCCCAAGGGAGAATATCCATACTTCCCTCccccatacatacacatatttaggCCCTTTCCCCCCATTATACTGATAACTCTCTCCATGTGGCTTTTAGGATCTGACAATGAATCTGACGATGAAGGAGCTGGGAGGAAAGGCTTCTCTAGCCAGGTATTCACCATTCCCTCATCCAGGGACCCCAGACCTGGCTCCCCAACCATGACCTTAAGGAAGGGGTCACTTGTTTTTGAGAGGGACAAATTAAGAAGGGGCTTTAGACAAGAGGTCTTTGAAGTATTTTGGAGGTCCCTAGGTCAAAGGtcaattgtcttttctttcttaaccTGAGCAGTGCtaggagttgggggggggggcttcagACAAAAGAGGTTGCATGATCCACATCATTACTGGACTCTATAGTCTTGGAAGTCAAAAGGGGGAAACataggaaagaatgaagaaagccAAGGTGGGTGGGATCTGTCATAGAGAGGGAGAATGAGGAGAGACTCATAGGGAAGATGGAGCAGCCTGGGGGGAGGGAACTGGGCTCCCTCCTAGATTGCAggcctccttcctccctttcttctctctgcaCCCCACCGCTACTCCTCTGCCTACCACCTGCCTCTTCTGGGAACGGAGTGGGGAGAGAGAACATTGTATGGACCTATTTGAGTGATGTATGCATGGACTGTACTAGGATCGGGAGTATATCCAGCAAGGGAAGGAAGCTATGGAGGTGGTGGACCAGATCCTGGCTCAAGAGGAGAACTGGAAGTTTGAAAAGAACAATGTGAGCCCAAAGCTATCCCTGTTTTTGTGAGGTGGGAGTGATGGGGGAGCTGGAAGGATCTGTCTGGCCATGAAAAGCAGACCGGTGTGGTGACTGAATTCTTGCCCCAGGAAATCAGATCTATGCCTCCATCCGGGTTGTGAAAGAACGGATACTCTTTGTGATCCTCAGACTGGCCTCcgccttcccttccttccctctctgatGTCAACAATCCTCTGCTCATTCCTGCGTTGTGTCCCACCTGCTCTTGTCACTGGGCTAGGGATgctttcttcctgccttccttacTTAACCATCCTTGCCATCATCCCAGACCCCCTCTGCTTTCCCTCCCTTACTCTCCTTCATCTCTCGACCCCATGCTAATCACCTTGGCTCCGCTGCCCCTTATTGCTGCCTCCTCTCTCCAGCCCCGTTCTTCTCTATTACAGGAGTATGGGGACACAGTGTACACTATTGAAATTCCTTTTCATGGCAAGACATTCATCCTCAAGGTAGGAATTACATGGAGGATCCCCGTTGGAGCTCCACCTCCAAATACAACCGCCATGTATCTAGCACCTGCCAGACCAACTGGTGTCCCAGAGACTATCTTATGGAGGATTCCCAAAGAGAATATTCCTCAAATATTCTGTCATGTGGAAGGGAGTCTGgctttgttctgtttggccccagagcAGTGGATGAGCTGTACAGAGTCAGATTTCAGGCTTCCATCAGGGAAACCTCCTCACCAAAAGTGGTCCAGAAGTGGAAAGGTTTCCCCTCCCTAGAGGTTTTCAGGCAGTCACGGTAACCATTGGAGGTGGGAAGAACAGAGATACATAACAGAGATTTCTGCTTAGCTAAGGATTGGACTGAACGACCTTCCACATTCTTCTCAAGTCCTATTAAGAAGAAAGTATGTAAGGAAGTCAGGGGACTTTGAGATTCACAGGTGGGAGGGACCAGCAGGGCCTCAACCCCCGGGTTTACGAGGCTGGTGCTCGCCTCCATCTCCCCCCCAGGCATTCCTGCAGTGTCCAGCAGAGCTGGTATACCAGGAGGTCATCCTGCAGCCTGAGAAAATGGTCCTGTGGAATAAGACTGTGAACGCTTGCCAGGTGAGTCTGCCAAGAGGCTCGTCTCTCCCAAACCCTCAAGATTTCCCCCGGCTGGGGGTCCTTGCTTTCCAAGAAGGAAATTCTTGCCCTGATTAGTGGAGAGAGAAATGAAGTCCTAGAgtaggaatggagggaaggggcCCTGATTTCTGGTCTGCAATGGAGCCAGAGGCTCTGgaacttcctccctccctctgcacTTCCCACTGACACTGAACTACTGAGGCCAGAGGCTCTGGCTAGTGGAGGGTCAAACTGACTGCTTCCCAAACTGCAGGTTCTTCATCGTGTAGAAGACAACACTCTCATCACCTATGATGTATCTTCAGGGGCCGCAGGAGGCGTGGTCTCCCCCAGGTGAGGactgtgtttctctttctatgCTTTGCCATTGGACAGAAATTATGATTCTGAGCCAGAAGGGACCTATCCaattctcccctctcttccttttctctcggTCCGTCTCCTCTGTCCCCTCGCCCCCATCCTCCATTCTGACTGCTCCCCTTGCAGCCACATCTTCTGGGCTTTCTGGGGTCCAGCCAGGAGCATGACCCCTGACATTAAGCTTCTCTCTCACTTCCTTTCTGTCCCAGGGACTTTGTGAATGTCCGGCGAATCGAGAGGCGAAGGGACAGATACCTCTCTTCAGGCATCGCCACCACCCACTTTGCCAAGCCCCCACTGCACAAATATGTCAGGTGAGGCCCTTGGCCATCTCAGCCAGTCCCTTTTCCCTAGCCCCTCCCAGCAGGGGGGCGGCTTGTATGGTGTTAATGTCCTCTAAATGATTCCCGATCCCCACTCCATGTTCACATCCTTTAATCTTCTGCTAACCATTCAGTGGCTCTGGCCACGCTCCAGTGGTCACTGTGGGCACAGTTGTtggagaagtgaggagggaggtTGGGGGAGAGTCGGGGGGCAGGAGGGAGAAGGCAGTCATCAGATACCCAGCCTGGCTGCAGAGGGAAGATGGTTGAGGCCAGGGTGGGGGGGCGGGAGAGGAGGGCTGTTCTCAGTGGGGTAACCTGCAGTGGTCTCAGACTTCTCTCTGAAGAGGCTCTGGACGGCACCAGAAGAGAGCAGGACGTCATTCTCCACTGCCAGCCACTTCGGGGGTCCTCCCATCCTGTACCCTAACCCCTTCTCTCATTCCCCTCTCTTACTTCAGTCCCTGCAGCCAGGGAGCAAACGGCTCTCCTTTGGAGTCCATCTGCCCCTCCCAGAGAGGAGAGAAGTTTTTCCTTGGTTCTTTCCTTACCAAGCCCCTGGGCCATTCTTGCTGCTGATGTTCTGCTGGTGAAAGTGGGACTGATAAGGAGAGACCCAGACCTCAGAGGAGGCTAACGAGGAACGATTATGCCTTTGGGGCTGGGCTTGAGGCTGGGCCAAGGCCTGGAGGAGCTGGGCTGAGCCTCCCCACTTCCCGCCAGAGGCCCCTGGGCTCACTCCTGGATAGTGGGCATCTTTGGGTGCTCCTCAATAACACCACAGtgcctcttccctcctccccagctcATGTTCAGGAGTGAGGCAAGAGGGAGGGGAGGGTTGCTCAGGTGGGGCGCAATATGCCCAGACTAACTCTCTTACAGGGGTGAGAATGGGCCCGGCGGCTTCATTGTTCTCAAGTCACCGAACAACCCTCGAGTCTGCACCTTTGTCTGGGTCCTCAACACAGATCTCAAGGTACCTAGGAAGTGTGAATATcatccaccccccaccccccctcaGGACGGCCTCCTCCATGCCCCCCCTCAGGACGGCCTCCTCCATGCCCCCCCAGCTCCAGGGCTGCTGGGTTCGTGTTCTCGGGGCAGACTCACCCAAATGCCCTCATCATTGCCTGGCCAGAAGGGCCTGCTGCTGCCCAGCTCCTCCAGCCCATGCTCAGCATCCTCTGGGGGAGGAATAGCCAGGACCACTTCTCTCTCCTTTAAAcctggagagaggagaagaaagaccCTTAATTCCTTCTTGTCTGTGGACTCTCTTCTCCCCAAATTAGGGCCGGCTGCCTCGATACCTCATTCACCAGAGCCTGGCCGCCACCATGTTTGAATTTGCCTTCCACCTCCGGCAGCGAGTCGGAGAATTATGTGCTCAAGCATAGCGGCCCTCCAGCATCCTTGACAGGGCGGCAGGGCGTCCATCCCTCCTCTTCAGCCTGAACTACAAGCCTGTGGGCTCAGGGACTTTAGAGCTTCTCCCTTCACCCGCCCCCCAGAGCCCAGCCATTCCTTGGGAGCCCCTGTCCTTCAGGGATCAGCTCTCAGAAGTGTTCTGGGCCTGGGCGGACGGACTCTGCTGGTTAGAGGTGTGTCCGTCTTGCTGGTATTCACGTGTCCTGCCACAGGGGGGCAGGACACAGTTGAGGGGAGAGTGGCCATCTCCTGACATCCCAGCAGTGTCGGGATGTGATAGGTTCTGGACTTGGAGTGACAGCGGTATTCTCAGTATGCCCAGGCCAGCATTACAGGACCAGGAGCTCCCTATGACCAGTGTGTGGGATGGGGAATCATTGGTCCCCCAGctttcccatcagttttttttATAATCATGATTTTAAGAGTCTGGGactctttcccctcccttaccCCCATAAAAACTGGTGGAGGAAGGGGATATGAACCTGCCTGGGTGCTACCCCtgcctccctcttccttccccaactAGTGCTTCCTTGGGGGTCTTTGCCCCAGCTCATTAAAAATCTGAATGAAACTAGTCTGACCCTGGTCTTTTGTTGGAATGACCTTCGGGAAAGGGGCCccaggaggagggggaaggagggctgGAAATGGGGAGGAGCTGTGGCCCCTGCTCACTCTTGTCCCTACAAATCCCCATGGTCTCCAAGCTCCGGTTTAGTCAGTCTAGGAAGACTCTCCGCCCTTCTTCTACTCTGTGTGTTAAACCATTTGAACACAGATGGGTTGGGGTCTGTTTATGGATCTGAATTCAAGAcacttttctctgttttctctcaaGCCACTGAAGTTGGGAGGGTAGGGCCTGTGCCCAAGTGGGCAACTACAGCTGGCAGTAGGACGGGGAGGGAGGCTGGAAAGAGACAGCAGGAGAATGCATTCCAGCCTGGGCAGAGGCTGATAGGAGAGCGAGACCAGGGTTTGAGAAACAAAAAGGCCAGTCTGTAGAGTTCATAGAAGGGAGTCATAGAGAATAAGGTGAGAAATGCAGACCGGGACCAAGGGTGAACCGAGGATCCGCAATTGATCCTAGGGGAACTGGGGAGGCATGCACATTTCTCCAGCTCCACCCTCATTGTAAAAGAAGGGATTGGATTTAATGACCTTTAAGACTCTTCcatttgggggagaagggaagggaaggcaattggggtgaaatgacttttccagggtcacatagctagtattaggcatctgaggctgaatttgaccTTGGGTCCCACTGACTCCAGTCATCTGTCTGCCCCTAAGACCCCCCCCCCTCCTGATCTAAAACTGTTATCTATGCTCCTTTCCACCCATCATCCCTTCCATGGATACCCACCACCACCCGTGTGGTCTTGTGCGGAGAACTGCTCAAGGTGTTAGCATACACAGCTCAGCAagcagagtgctgggcctggagtcaggaagactcatcgtTCCCGAGCTCAGATGTGGCAGCAGATACTGCTAGCTgggcaaccctgggcaagtcaccgaacctgcttgcctcagtttccccatctgtaaaatgaactggaacaagaaatgccaagaaaagcccaaatggggtcgaGAAGAACCAGACGTGACAAATTGAACCACAGCAAAACTGACCCTGCTCCAAAGAGCAGAATTCAAGGCTGGAGAGGACCTGGAAGAGCCCCCAGCCCGTTTCTTACAGAGGAGAAAAGCAAAACCCTAAGAGGAAAAAGGCTTTGCCCAGGTTCTAGTCAGAACTCTGCAGAAGGCAGGAGGAAAACCCTGAGAGGGCCCTTCCTTCCAGGGCAGGCTCCCCACCCCCCACGCTGGAGATTGGAGCCCAGAGGACCTTCCCAGGACTGGGACTCCGCCCCTGGCACTGGCTGGGGGGCAACAGCTGCTTCGGCCCAGCTCGGCTTTAGGAAAGACAAACAACAGGCAAAGGTCATCAGTGCCCCGGGGGACAGAGAGGGGATTAACACCGGCACCAGCACCTCCCTGCCTTTCTGAGGAAGGGGGGAGCCAAGCTGGATGCTGTTCTCTGGGGCTTGTGTTGGGCAACAGGGGGGTGTGCCCTTTCTCTCGTCCGGTCCGGGTGTGGACGAGGAGCTGCTCACCCTTTCAGTGTGCCAGAGGGCAGGGAGCGAGTGGGGGCCAGGAGAAGGACAAAGGACGGCTGTGGGGCCCGGAGCCTGCCAGGCCCCGGAGGTGAGCCTGGTGTGTGCTCATCTGTTTACCAACGTGTCCCCAACCTTCTTCCACAGAGAGGTCAGGCCCCGGGGGAGAGCTAAGCTATTGTCCCCGGCAGGAGTTCTGGGCCGGCCCCCACTGACGCATGGCGGCCTTGGAGGGGCCTCGGGAGTGTTTGTCCCCTGCCTCTCTCCCCAAAAGGACACTTGGCAATCAGTACCCAGCAAGCTGTGATGTTTCTGTCCTCACCCCTGGGGTGTCCCACCCCCAGGCCCAGGAGCTGATAGTGGGCAATCTCTGTCCCTcctttgcccccccccaaaaatacACACTCTGCCCGCCatgctccccctttctttcctgaGTCTGGACTCCAGATATAGTTTCTTTGCAATGGACCTGAAAATAGActgggaagtggggggggggggagttataTAAAGCATCAGAGAGGACCAGATTGAGAGAGAGCTGACCCAGAGTGACCATGGCTTCAGTTGAGTTAAGCTGTGAGGTGTCCGAAGAGAATGTAGAACGCAAGGAGACTTTTTGGGCTGAATGGAAGGATCTGACACTGTCTTCCCGGCCAGAGGAGGGGTAAGtgtcccccacccccacttcaAGACAGAACCGGGGGAATCTCCTCTCCTTGGGTCAGCTGGAGAATAAGCAGCAGTGCTCTTCAGGGGCAGAAGCTCTAGaaagctctctgtctctgtctctgtctctctctcttctttctgtttctctctgtgctctctccccctccctccctcattccctccttctctgtctctcttctctgtctctccttctctgtctgtctctgtctgactttgtccctttgtttctctctccctctctctgtcttctgtttctctcttttctctgtttctgtctcttcactcccccctccctctttccttccctctctctttctcctctctgtctctctgtccctccctctgtctctgtctctcctctgtctgtctctgtctgactttgtccctttgtttctctctctgtgtctctgtctctctcacacacagacatacacagtGGTTAGGCCCAGGAGAACCTGACAGCCTGTGTTGAATAAGGAATGGGGAGTGGGCACCTGTCCCCCTTGGGAGCACGGGACGCGGGCAGTGGCTGCTCCTTTGCCCACACGATTTTCTTTCCCCAGCTGCTCTGTGCATGAAGAAGACGCTCAGCACCGGGAGACGTACCACCGGCAGGGGCAGTGCCGGGCGCTGGTGCAGCGCTCGCCCCTGCAGGTGATGCGGATGGGCCTCCTCGGCCACAGGTTGCAGGAGTACCAGCTGCCGTACGCACGGACTCTGCCTCTGCCCATCTTCACGCCCTCGAAGGTGGGCTTCAAGGAGGACCGGGAGGCTACCCCCATCCAGCTTCGGGAACTCCTGGCTCTGGAAACAGCTCTGGGGGGGCAGTGCCTGGACCGGCGAGAGGTGGTTGAGATCAAAAAGGAGCTGCCCCCTGTGGTGGCCGCCAGCCACCCCCAGTTCGGCAAACCGGGCGCCCCCCGCCGCTCCCTCTCCCGATCCCTG
The Sminthopsis crassicaudata isolate SCR6 chromosome 4, ASM4859323v1, whole genome shotgun sequence genome window above contains:
- the TCAP gene encoding telethonin, translating into MASVELSCEVSEENVERKETFWAEWKDLTLSSRPEEGCSVHEEDAQHRETYHRQGQCRALVQRSPLQVMRMGLLGHRLQEYQLPYARTLPLPIFTPSKVGFKEDREATPIQLRELLALETALGGQCLDRREVVEIKKELPPVVAASHPQFGKPGAPRRSLSRSLSQEAQRG
- the STARD3 gene encoding stAR-related lipid transfer protein 3, which produces MTKLPVISSRDLEQSLPAVASLGTSLPRSQSFQPSFLPPLPEKRRAISDVRRTFCLFVTFDLLFIALLWIIELNTKTGIKKNLEEEIINYNFKTSFFDIFLLAFFRFSGLLMGYAVLRLRHWWVIAITTLVSSAFLIVKVILSQLLSKGAFGYVLPIVSFVIAWLETWFFDFKVLTQEAEEERWYLAAQAAAARGPLLFPGALSEGQFYSPPESFAGSDNESDDEGAGRKGFSSQDREYIQQGKEAMEVVDQILAQEENWKFEKNNEYGDTVYTIEIPFHGKTFILKAFLQCPAELVYQEVILQPEKMVLWNKTVNACQVLHRVEDNTLITYDVSSGAAGGVVSPRDFVNVRRIERRRDRYLSSGIATTHFAKPPLHKYVRGENGPGGFIVLKSPNNPRVCTFVWVLNTDLKGRLPRYLIHQSLAATMFEFAFHLRQRVGELCAQA